One window from the genome of Lepisosteus oculatus isolate fLepOcu1 chromosome 25, fLepOcu1.hap2, whole genome shotgun sequence encodes:
- the tmem269 gene encoding transmembrane protein 269 isoform X2, whose amino-acid sequence MFIVIPHSDVFQCAKLLLLNKQESWVKLREFARKNAANVLSVANMIMGLSSILCSVNGDQISACWLVLIGYLLDLADGAVARQLNACSAVGAKLDDFADFTTFGIATALLLPRTSLLDSLLCIFYVLAVFVRLCFFSSGIPFTYRGLPCIYSSAVLACTFLLTGGNMVILRVTAVAMILFMVDQGFYPHDRVLESQTWKKMVFAGGVFMVFCVSSFLTCIYYLLWSVSYILFPTALWSSKV is encoded by the exons ATGTTTTCCAGTGCGCAAAGCTGCTGCTGCTCAACAAGCAGGAGAGCTGGGTCAAGCTCAGGGAGTTTGCCCGAAAGAACGCCGCCAATGTGCTCTCTGTGGCCAACATGATCATGGGTCTAAGTTCCATCCTCTGCAGTGTAAATGG tGACCAGATCTCTGCCTGCTGGCTGGTCCTGATTGGCTACCTCCTGGACCTGGCTGATGGAGCCGTCGCTAGGCAACTGAATGCCTGCTCCGCTGTGG GCGCCAAGCTCGATGATTTCGCAGACTTCACTACCTTCGGGATCGCCACAGCACTGCTCTTGCCAAGGACCAGCTTGCTGGACAGCCTCTTGTGCATCTTCTATGTCCTGGCTGTCTTCGTCCGCCTCTGCTTCTTCTCCAGCG GAATTCCCTTTACGTACCGGGGCTTGCCATGCATCTACTCCTCGGCCGTCCTGGCCTGCACCTTCCTGCTGACAGGGGGCAACATGGTCATCCTCAGAGTCACTGCTGTGGCCATGATCCTCTTCATGGTAGATCAAGGCTTTTACCCCCACGACAGAGTGCTGGAGTCCCAGACCTGGAAGAAGATGGTCTTTGCTGGAG GAGTTTTCATGGTTTTTTGTGTATCTTCCTTCCTGACTTGCATTTACTACCTGCTGTGGTCAGTGTCCTATATCCTGTTTCCCACAGCCCTGTGGAGCTCAAAGGTTTAA
- the tmem269 gene encoding transmembrane protein 269 isoform X1: MASREVQGAKQNNVFQCAKLLLLNKQESWVKLREFARKNAANVLSVANMIMGLSSILCSVNGDQISACWLVLIGYLLDLADGAVARQLNACSAVGAKLDDFADFTTFGIATALLLPRTSLLDSLLCIFYVLAVFVRLCFFSSGIPFTYRGLPCIYSSAVLACTFLLTGGNMVILRVTAVAMILFMVDQGFYPHDRVLESQTWKKMVFAGGVFMVFCVSSFLTCIYYLLWSVSYILFPTALWSSKV; the protein is encoded by the exons ATGTTTTCCAGTGCGCAAAGCTGCTGCTGCTCAACAAGCAGGAGAGCTGGGTCAAGCTCAGGGAGTTTGCCCGAAAGAACGCCGCCAATGTGCTCTCTGTGGCCAACATGATCATGGGTCTAAGTTCCATCCTCTGCAGTGTAAATGG tGACCAGATCTCTGCCTGCTGGCTGGTCCTGATTGGCTACCTCCTGGACCTGGCTGATGGAGCCGTCGCTAGGCAACTGAATGCCTGCTCCGCTGTGG GCGCCAAGCTCGATGATTTCGCAGACTTCACTACCTTCGGGATCGCCACAGCACTGCTCTTGCCAAGGACCAGCTTGCTGGACAGCCTCTTGTGCATCTTCTATGTCCTGGCTGTCTTCGTCCGCCTCTGCTTCTTCTCCAGCG GAATTCCCTTTACGTACCGGGGCTTGCCATGCATCTACTCCTCGGCCGTCCTGGCCTGCACCTTCCTGCTGACAGGGGGCAACATGGTCATCCTCAGAGTCACTGCTGTGGCCATGATCCTCTTCATGGTAGATCAAGGCTTTTACCCCCACGACAGAGTGCTGGAGTCCCAGACCTGGAAGAAGATGGTCTTTGCTGGAG GAGTTTTCATGGTTTTTTGTGTATCTTCCTTCCTGACTTGCATTTACTACCTGCTGTGGTCAGTGTCCTATATCCTGTTTCCCACAGCCCTGTGGAGCTCAAAGGTTTAA